In Gambusia affinis linkage group LG06, SWU_Gaff_1.0, whole genome shotgun sequence, one DNA window encodes the following:
- the LOC122832313 gene encoding von Willebrand factor A domain-containing protein 5A-like → MSNLFCLLTTEKDSVPLKSIDVLLEVKDHVATLVSTLNFQNKEDKPLETVFVFPLPGDAAVCHFSAQIGETHIVAEVMDRQQARQVYDDAVSSGQKVFELEESDESPDIFSLTLGNLPPGESASIRLEYATELAVQADDGLRFCLPAVLNPRYQPQGSEGPSVQVTAVPASLVPYSLSFSARVSSPRPVSKIESNCSLEPLQYLNADQTQATVKLGTGHKFDRDIELLIYYKDAHRPSAVVEARQASARPGTLMGDPVVMVSLYPEFPESVMSNFTSCGEFVFLLDRSGSMDFPTYCGSRQSRIASAKDTLMLLLKSLPMGCYFNIYGFGDHYEQVFPKSAKYNQKNLKRALKKVEEMGANLGGSEILEPLRQIYRQPCIPKHPRQLFVFTDGEVNYTKAVLDEVKEHSEFHRCFSFGIGEGASSELINGMAREGGGHVVNDAFLSFTGRWKHLADKTYASDDRSIQPLIFYHEFTELRSSEIKLCSFSVIFLLLLVNLEYLI, encoded by the exons ATGTCCAACCTATTTTGTCTGCTGACCACTGAAAAAGATTCAG TTCCTCTGAAGAGCATCGATGTTCTGCTGGAGGTGAAGGACCATGTGGCTACTCTGGTCTCCACTCTGAACTttcagaataaggaggacaaaCCTCTGGAAACCGTGTTTGTCTTCCCTCTGCCTGGAGATGCTGCTGTGTGTCATTTCAGTGCTCAGATTGGAGAAACACACATTGTAGCTGAGGTGATGGACAGACAGCAG GCTCGGCAGGTGTATGATGACGCTGTGAGCTCTGGTCAGAAGGTATTCGAATTGGAGGAGAGTGATGAGAGTCCAGATATTTTCTCTCTGACCCTGGGCAATCTGCCTCCAGGAGAGAGCGCCTCCATCAGGCTGGAGTACGCCACTGAGCTGGCTGTGCAGGCTGATGATGGGCTGAGGTTCTGTCTGCCTGCTGTGCTCAACCCTCGATACCAACCTCAGG GTAGTGAAGGTCCCAGTGTCCAGGTGACCGCAGTACCAGCCTCTCTGGTGCCCTACAGTCTGTCCTTTTCTGCCAGAGTGTCCTCTCCTCGTCCAGTCTCTAAAATAGAGTCCAATTGCTCTCTGGAGCCTCTTCAGTATCTCAACGCTGATCAAACTCAGGCCACG GTGAAGTTGGGTACAGGACACAAGTTTGACAGAGACATTGAGCTACTGATTTATTACAAAGATGCCCACCGGCCCTCTGCTGTGGTGGAGGCAAGACAGGCCTCTGCCAGACCTG GCACACTGATGGGTGATCCAGTGGTAATGGTGAGCCTGTATCCTGAATTTCCTGAATCTGTGATGTCTAATTTCACATCCTGTGGAGAGTTTGTGTTCTTACTGGATCGATCAGGGAGCATGGATTTCCCGACATATTGTGGAAGTCGTCAGAGTCGCATTGCCAGTGCCAAG GATACACTGATGCTCCTGTTGAAGAGTTTACCCATGGGCTgctatttcaatatttatggttttggagATCATTACGAACAAGTCTTCCC CAAAAGCGCAAAGTACAATCAGAAGAACCTTAAACGGGCTTTGAAAAAAGTTGAGGAGATGGGCGCTAATCTGGGAGGATCGGAGATCCTGGAGCCTCTGCGACAAATTTACAGACAGCCCTGTATTCCTAAACATCCCAGACAA CTCTTCGTCTTCACTGATGGTGAGGTGAATTACACAAAAGCTGTTCTGGATGAGGTGAAGGAACACTCTGAATTTCACAG GTGTTTCTCTTTTGGGATTGGAGAAGGTGCCAGTTCTGAACTCATCAATGGGATGgccagagagggaggaggacaTGTGGTGAATGatgcatttttatcttttacaggAAGATGGAAACATCTTGCTGATAAAACCTATGCAAGTGACGACAGATCAATCCAACCCCTTATATTTTACCATGAATTTACTGAACTGAGGTCAtcagaaattaaactttgttcattttcagtcattttcttgcttttactCGTCAATTTGGAATATTTGATATAA